A window of Bacteroidota bacterium contains these coding sequences:
- a CDS encoding ABC-F family ATP-binding cassette domain-containing protein codes for MIQLTNVSLAFGGQQILDNLTWTIKANQSIGLIGPNGAGKSTLLRALASRQDIDAGNIGITGGNTIGYLEQNVQEMPSDRSIKEEALLAFAEILSLQENEVRITRELDAREDHEDPGYQRLLGELQSIHDQLLSHEAHRIEDQTEAILTGLGFDADDLDRPLQTFSGGWRMRVALAKLLLQKPNFLLLDEPTNHLDIDSIDWLERYLKSYNGTVVIVSHDRYFLDRMVTTTAELYRGNITEYAGNYTFYLQDRVARRELQRASYENQQKHIAETERFITRFRAKASKARQVQSRVKSLERLERIPPPPDEQSAITFRFPEAEPSGRTVMELSTFSKHYETEEGLIQVFDKTRPILIERGDKIALTGKNGAGKSTLARIINGTEVFEGDRTLGYKVNQTFFAQHQADALNLKYSLLDAMQEVSQGHTETALRTVLGAFLFTGDDVFKPIGVLSGGEKSRVALARTLLVPANFLILDEPTNHLDIQSINVLIEALQQYNGSFIVVSHDRHFLDQIVNKVWRVEDGAVREYIGNYKDYQWQIEHGTASKQQQAVAAASNEEKAEPQKKRSGGPKTKEQKRREAEERNLRYQAAMQDADFEGSYTTPSQLKKAHTSLEFTIETKEATLKKIEADLANPDIYNDPHKAKDLTTNYQMMKDELAAMYSEWEKMAEILAEIS; via the coding sequence TTGATTCAGCTCACCAACGTATCCCTGGCATTTGGCGGTCAGCAAATTCTCGACAACCTGACCTGGACCATCAAGGCCAACCAATCCATCGGGCTGATTGGCCCCAACGGTGCCGGTAAGTCAACTTTGCTGCGGGCGCTTGCCAGCCGTCAAGACATAGATGCCGGCAATATCGGCATCACTGGTGGCAACACCATAGGCTACCTTGAGCAGAATGTGCAAGAAATGCCTTCTGACAGGTCGATCAAAGAAGAGGCGTTGCTGGCTTTTGCAGAAATCTTGTCGTTGCAAGAAAACGAAGTCCGCATTACCCGTGAACTCGATGCCAGAGAAGACCACGAAGACCCGGGATACCAGCGATTGCTGGGTGAATTGCAAAGCATACACGATCAACTGCTTTCGCATGAAGCCCATCGGATCGAAGACCAGACCGAAGCCATTCTGACGGGCCTTGGCTTTGACGCCGACGATCTCGACCGGCCACTGCAAACCTTTTCTGGCGGCTGGCGGATGCGCGTTGCCCTTGCCAAGCTCCTGCTACAAAAGCCAAACTTCCTCCTGCTTGATGAGCCGACTAACCATCTCGACATTGACAGCATCGACTGGCTGGAGCGTTATCTCAAGTCGTACAACGGCACCGTTGTCATTGTATCACATGACCGCTATTTCCTCGATCGGATGGTCACTACTACGGCCGAGTTGTACAGAGGCAACATCACAGAATACGCCGGCAACTATACCTTCTATCTACAGGATCGGGTTGCACGCAGGGAGTTGCAACGCGCTTCTTACGAAAACCAGCAGAAGCACATAGCCGAAACAGAGCGCTTCATTACACGCTTCCGCGCCAAGGCGAGCAAAGCCCGGCAGGTGCAGAGCCGCGTGAAAAGCCTAGAACGCCTCGAACGTATTCCGCCGCCGCCAGATGAACAGTCGGCAATCACCTTCCGCTTCCCCGAAGCAGAACCCTCCGGACGCACGGTGATGGAGCTCTCTACCTTCTCCAAACACTATGAAACTGAGGAAGGGCTCATCCAGGTTTTTGACAAAACGAGGCCTATCCTCATCGAGCGTGGCGATAAAATTGCGCTAACCGGGAAAAATGGCGCCGGCAAATCGACCCTTGCACGCATCATCAACGGCACAGAAGTTTTTGAAGGTGACCGCACACTAGGTTACAAGGTAAACCAAACGTTCTTCGCCCAGCATCAGGCAGATGCACTCAACTTGAAATACTCCCTGCTCGACGCAATGCAAGAAGTGTCTCAGGGGCACACTGAAACAGCGTTGCGCACCGTGCTTGGTGCATTCCTGTTTACTGGTGATGACGTATTTAAACCGATTGGCGTACTTTCGGGCGGAGAAAAAAGCCGGGTCGCGCTTGCCCGTACCCTCCTGGTGCCGGCCAACTTCCTCATTCTCGATGAGCCCACCAACCACCTCGACATCCAGTCTATCAACGTGCTCATCGAAGCCTTGCAGCAATACAATGGCAGCTTCATTGTTGTGAGCCACGATCGGCATTTCCTTGATCAGATTGTGAACAAGGTATGGCGGGTGGAAGATGGGGCGGTCCGCGAGTACATCGGCAACTACAAGGACTACCAGTGGCAAATTGAACACGGAACCGCCAGCAAACAGCAACAGGCTGTCGCTGCTGCTTCAAACGAAGAAAAGGCTGAACCACAAAAGAAGCGTTCAGGCGGCCCTAAAACCAAAGAGCAGAAGCGCCGCGAAGCAGAGGAGCGTAATTTGCGGTATCAGGCTGCCATGCAAGACGCCGATTTTGAGGGGTCGTACACTACCCCTTCTCAACTCAAAAAGGCCCATACCTCGCTTGAGTTTACGATCGAAACCAAAGAAGCAACGCTGAAAAAGATTGAGGCGGACCTGGCAAATCCTGATATATACAATGACCCCCATAAGGCCAAAGACCTTACAACCAACTATCAAATGATGAAAGACGAACTCGCCGCCATGTACAGCGAGTGGGAGAAAATGGCAGAGATCCTTGCAGAAATCTCCTAG
- a CDS encoding undecaprenyl-phosphate glucose phosphotransferase: MIQEQSRFYQRLLFFCDAALVIVGWITAYFIRFELLTPPEWLPLERYLSFLPWVLLITMMVFTFSGLYAPDRAQRLTRLIFSVAKSVGIVLLVVAASLSFYREFYFSRLHMILFGAIMPTLMIGLRVVTFYTLYRARVSGRNVRRVLIIGAGKAGRQLQSSFNQYPWMGLEVVGFLDDERQEEEDVLGITADALKIVDDFAAQDTPIDYVYIALPLKAIEKVTQIVDELSRRLTHVCLVPDLFQFNLLNSRITDVDGLPVLHILDEAPMEYRHFVKRAIDVVFSSLFLLVISPVLLLIAIVVKLSSKGPVFYKQERMGLNGQKFNILKFRTMPVDSEASSGPVWAKAGEKRATRSGAFLRRTSLDELPQFFNVLKGDMSVVGPRPERPVFIENFKQQVPRYMLRHKMKAGITGWAQINGWRGNTSIEKRIEYDLYYIQNWSIKLDLKIMWLTLWKGFLSENAY, encoded by the coding sequence ATGATTCAAGAACAAAGTCGATTCTACCAGCGCCTGCTGTTTTTTTGCGATGCAGCGCTTGTTATTGTAGGATGGATTACCGCATACTTCATCAGATTTGAGCTCCTGACACCGCCGGAGTGGTTACCTCTTGAGCGGTACCTGAGCTTTTTGCCCTGGGTGCTGCTCATCACCATGATGGTCTTCACCTTTTCAGGACTGTACGCACCCGACCGGGCCCAGCGACTCACCCGTCTCATTTTCTCCGTTGCAAAGTCTGTTGGCATTGTACTGCTTGTTGTTGCAGCGTCCCTCTCTTTCTATCGCGAGTTTTATTTCTCCCGGCTACATATGATCTTGTTTGGCGCCATTATGCCAACGCTCATGATCGGGCTCCGGGTGGTTACGTTTTATACGCTGTACCGGGCAAGGGTCAGCGGGCGCAATGTACGCAGGGTGTTGATCATTGGCGCCGGCAAAGCCGGTCGGCAGTTGCAGTCGTCGTTCAACCAGTATCCCTGGATGGGGCTCGAAGTGGTTGGCTTCCTCGACGACGAACGGCAGGAGGAAGAAGATGTGCTTGGTATTACAGCCGACGCACTCAAAATTGTTGATGACTTTGCAGCACAAGATACCCCCATCGACTACGTCTATATCGCGCTTCCGCTGAAAGCGATTGAGAAGGTTACCCAGATTGTAGATGAGCTGTCGCGCCGGCTTACCCACGTCTGTCTCGTACCCGATCTGTTCCAATTCAATTTGCTCAATAGTCGCATTACTGATGTTGATGGGCTACCGGTCCTACACATCCTCGACGAAGCCCCGATGGAGTACAGGCATTTTGTCAAGCGGGCTATCGATGTCGTCTTTTCCAGCTTATTCTTGCTGGTTATTTCTCCCGTGCTACTCCTTATTGCAATCGTTGTAAAGCTTTCTTCCAAAGGTCCGGTTTTCTATAAACAGGAGCGCATGGGACTTAATGGACAGAAATTTAATATCCTGAAATTCCGAACCATGCCCGTAGACTCAGAGGCAAGCTCGGGGCCGGTTTGGGCCAAAGCCGGCGAGAAACGCGCGACACGCTCGGGGGCCTTTCTGCGCAGAACTTCACTCGACGAGTTGCCGCAATTCTTCAATGTCCTTAAAGGAGATATGTCGGTCGTTGGGCCAAGACCTGAACGGCCGGTGTTCATCGAAAACTTCAAGCAGCAAGTACCCCGCTACATGCTCCGCCACAAAATGAAAGCCGGCATCACTGGCTGGGCACAAATCAACGGCTGGCGCGGCAACACCTCCATCGAAAAACGTATCGAGTACGACCTCTACTATATCCAGAACTGGTCGATCAAACTCGACCTTAAAATCATGTGGCTCACATTATGGAAAGGGTTTCTCAGCGAAAACGCGTACTAG
- a CDS encoding ROK family protein, translating to MFGGIEAGGTKFVCAVGNGPDDLHEIVRFPTTTPEETIGRTLDFFKKYNDSLAAIGIASFGPVDPNPLSPTYGYITSTPKPGWANTDLAGEIHKVLNQPFVFDTDVNGAALGEYKWGAARDVDSALYLTVGTGVGGGAIVNGQRLHGLLHPEMGHLMLPTAPGDTFAGNCPYHKTCLEGMATGPALKKRWGTAAENLPPDHEAWDIEAWYLAMAVVNYILTLSPHLVIMGGGVMEQEQLFPKIRRIVQETLNGYIAKAAITADINAYIVPPALGNQAGVLGSIALAQEAI from the coding sequence ATGTTTGGCGGTATTGAAGCTGGCGGTACCAAGTTTGTCTGCGCTGTGGGAAACGGCCCTGATGATTTACACGAGATTGTTCGATTTCCAACAACAACGCCGGAAGAAACCATTGGCAGGACACTTGATTTCTTCAAAAAGTACAACGATAGCCTGGCAGCCATAGGTATTGCCTCATTTGGCCCCGTGGACCCCAATCCACTATCTCCTACGTACGGCTATATCACAAGTACACCCAAACCGGGCTGGGCCAATACCGACCTTGCCGGCGAAATTCATAAGGTACTGAACCAGCCCTTTGTATTTGACACGGATGTGAATGGTGCAGCACTTGGAGAATACAAATGGGGCGCCGCGCGTGATGTTGATTCAGCGTTATACCTCACGGTGGGTACGGGCGTTGGTGGCGGTGCCATTGTAAACGGACAACGCCTGCACGGCCTGCTGCACCCCGAAATGGGCCACCTGATGTTACCAACAGCGCCAGGGGATACATTCGCTGGCAATTGTCCGTACCACAAAACCTGCCTTGAAGGCATGGCAACCGGGCCGGCGCTAAAAAAACGTTGGGGCACAGCCGCCGAAAACCTCCCCCCCGACCACGAAGCCTGGGACATAGAAGCCTGGTACCTCGCAATGGCTGTGGTCAACTACATTCTCACGCTCTCCCCACACCTCGTCATTATGGGCGGCGGCGTAATGGAACAGGAGCAGCTGTTTCCAAAAATTCGACGTATCGTACAAGAGACCTTGAACGGATATATCGCCAAAGCAGCAATAACAGCGGATATAAATGCATACATTGTACCGCCGGCGTTGGGTAACCAGGCAGGTGTTCTGGGCTCCATTGCCCTCGCGCAAGAAGCCATCTAA
- a CDS encoding short chain dehydrogenase, translating to MKILVVGGAGTIGRHVVAKFTTSHEVLVAGRNTGDVTVDLTDAASIEAMFAQTGPLGAIVCIAGDAKWAPFNELAEEDYYIGFRSKLMGQVNLVRLGQAHLNPGGSFTLSTGILADDPVVMTASAAMVNGAIHSFVKAASLEMENGHRLNVVSSGLVEDSVEKYADYFPGHNPIPMPKAVNAYVRSIMGKANGEIFRVYDH from the coding sequence ATGAAAATTCTGGTTGTGGGTGGTGCAGGGACAATCGGCCGGCACGTTGTCGCTAAATTTACCACCTCGCACGAGGTACTGGTGGCTGGGCGGAATACGGGAGATGTGACGGTAGATCTTACTGATGCAGCTTCAATTGAAGCCATGTTTGCTCAAACCGGACCGCTGGGCGCCATTGTATGCATCGCCGGAGACGCCAAGTGGGCCCCCTTTAATGAACTCGCTGAAGAAGATTACTATATCGGGTTTCGCAGCAAACTCATGGGACAGGTCAACCTTGTGCGTCTCGGACAAGCACATCTTAATCCAGGGGGCTCATTTACCCTCTCTACAGGAATTCTGGCAGATGATCCGGTTGTGATGACGGCCAGCGCCGCGATGGTGAATGGTGCGATCCACAGTTTTGTAAAGGCTGCATCTCTCGAAATGGAAAATGGACACCGTTTGAATGTGGTGTCATCTGGACTTGTAGAAGACTCTGTAGAAAAGTATGCCGACTATTTCCCCGGCCATAACCCCATCCCGATGCCCAAAGCTGTAAATGCCTACGTGCGCAGCATTATGGGAAAAGCAAACGGCGAAATATTCAGGGTCTACGACCATTGA
- a CDS encoding (Fe-S)-binding protein, with the protein MIQQILFIVIAGGALLFAARQFLQIKKKISLGQPEEIKGDTGERIKNVLLIALGQKKMFKQWVPALMHFAIYAAFLITQIELLEIFFDGVTGAHRAFAPALGGFYTFVISTIEVLTFFAFFATIIFLVRRTLVKPARFTQTEMQGWPARDGILILLGELVLIAGIVCMNGADVLLQKLDPAHYPDTGTLAVSSWLGPLLFGGLSQQSLVVVERFGWWLHILTVLAFLNYLPISKHLHIVLAFFNVYYSRLKPRGEMENMPEIMNEVKSMMGLIEASEADMGAELPEFGAKDVTGLSWKTLLEAYSCTECGRCTEQCPANLTGKKLSPRKIMMDIRDRTDEVAAGLAVSEAVAPADFDDGKSLFDYIASEELHACTTCQACVEACPVMINPMEPILALRRYEILTESKGPADWIPMFTSVENNGAVWAVADPRDGWTRED; encoded by the coding sequence ATGATTCAACAGATACTATTTATCGTAATTGCCGGCGGAGCCCTTCTCTTTGCTGCCCGGCAATTCTTGCAAATCAAAAAGAAAATCAGCCTCGGGCAGCCCGAAGAAATTAAGGGCGATACGGGTGAGCGCATCAAGAACGTCCTGCTTATTGCATTAGGGCAGAAGAAGATGTTCAAACAGTGGGTGCCGGCGCTGATGCACTTTGCCATTTACGCCGCTTTCCTGATCACGCAGATCGAGTTGCTTGAAATCTTCTTTGATGGTGTTACAGGCGCACACCGCGCTTTTGCGCCGGCGCTTGGCGGGTTCTACACGTTTGTTATTAGCACAATCGAAGTGCTCACTTTTTTTGCTTTTTTTGCAACGATCATTTTTCTCGTACGCCGCACACTGGTAAAGCCGGCAAGGTTTACGCAAACCGAAATGCAAGGCTGGCCCGCCCGCGATGGTATTCTCATCTTGCTGGGTGAGCTTGTATTGATTGCCGGTATTGTGTGTATGAACGGTGCTGACGTACTCCTGCAAAAGCTCGATCCTGCCCATTACCCCGATACCGGTACCCTTGCCGTGAGCAGTTGGCTCGGGCCCTTGTTGTTTGGCGGACTCTCGCAGCAAAGTCTTGTTGTTGTGGAGCGTTTTGGGTGGTGGCTGCACATCCTTACGGTGCTCGCTTTTCTCAACTACCTGCCGATCTCAAAGCATCTGCACATTGTACTTGCATTTTTTAACGTCTACTACAGCCGACTCAAGCCTCGTGGTGAGATGGAGAACATGCCTGAAATCATGAATGAAGTGAAAAGCATGATGGGGTTGATTGAAGCGTCTGAAGCGGATATGGGTGCAGAATTGCCTGAGTTTGGGGCCAAAGATGTTACGGGGTTAAGCTGGAAAACACTCCTGGAAGCATATTCTTGCACAGAGTGTGGGCGGTGTACCGAACAGTGTCCGGCCAACCTGACCGGCAAAAAACTGTCGCCCCGCAAAATTATGATGGACATCCGCGATCGGACGGATGAAGTAGCAGCTGGCCTGGCTGTCAGCGAAGCAGTGGCGCCGGCTGACTTTGATGATGGGAAGTCGCTTTTCGATTATATCGCGTCTGAAGAATTACACGCCTGTACAACATGCCAGGCTTGTGTAGAGGCGTGTCCTGTGATGATTAATCCGATGGAGCCCATTTTGGCGCTGCGCCGGTATGAAATCCTGACGGAGTCGAAGGGACCAGCCGATTGGATCCCGATGTTTACAAGCGTTGAAAATAACGGTGCCGTCTGGGCTGTAGCAGATCCACGCGATGGATGGACCCGCGAAGACTAG
- a CDS encoding (Fe-S)-binding protein: MSNVPIMADVAAAGKEIEVLFWVGCAGSFDARAQKVTRAFSEILNAVGINYAILGKEESCTGDPARRAGNEFVFQMTALQNIETLNGYGIKKIVTACPHCFNTLKNEYPALGGSYDVIHHTQLLQDLINTGRLKLQGGGSFNGKRITYHDSCYLGRINGVYEAPRALLEALDVELVEMKRCKSKGLCCGAGGAQMFKEDEPGEKRINKERVEEVLETGASAVAANCPFCLTMLRDGVTAEGKEEQVMVYDLAELILDKMKD, translated from the coding sequence ATGAGTAATGTGCCAATCATGGCCGATGTTGCTGCGGCAGGCAAAGAAATAGAAGTTTTATTTTGGGTGGGATGTGCCGGCAGCTTTGATGCGCGTGCACAAAAGGTGACACGCGCCTTTTCGGAGATCCTCAACGCGGTGGGTATCAATTATGCGATTCTGGGGAAAGAGGAGTCGTGCACAGGTGATCCTGCACGTCGCGCCGGCAATGAGTTTGTCTTTCAGATGACCGCGCTCCAAAACATTGAGACGCTCAACGGTTACGGCATCAAAAAAATAGTGACCGCCTGTCCGCATTGCTTCAATACGCTCAAAAACGAGTATCCTGCGCTGGGTGGTTCTTATGATGTGATTCACCATACACAGTTGTTGCAAGACCTCATCAATACGGGCCGGCTAAAACTCCAGGGTGGCGGCTCGTTCAACGGCAAACGGATCACATACCACGACTCGTGCTATCTTGGCCGCATAAATGGCGTGTATGAAGCTCCACGTGCGCTTTTGGAAGCACTTGACGTAGAGCTTGTTGAAATGAAGCGCTGCAAGAGCAAAGGGTTGTGCTGTGGCGCTGGTGGTGCACAAATGTTCAAGGAAGATGAGCCGGGCGAGAAGCGCATCAACAAGGAGCGGGTGGAGGAAGTGCTTGAGACAGGCGCCTCAGCAGTTGCGGCAAATTGTCCGTTTTGCCTGACAATGCTGCGGGATGGGGTTACAGCAGAGGGTAAAGAGGAGCAGGTGATGGTATACGATCTTGCCGAGCTGATTCTCGACAAAATGAAAGACTGA